The Candidatus Neomarinimicrobiota bacterium genome contains a region encoding:
- a CDS encoding alpha/beta fold hydrolase, which produces MSEPGEHPAMAGAEEVVVMLHGLTRTRGSLRRLERRLSREGFRIVNLAYPSNRFSIDTLVDGALADIVARCCQVPGTTVHFVTHSVGGIVVRRYLQRHPLPNLGRVVMLTPPNQGAELADRFSNARLFRLIHGPAGQQLATGADSFIASLGPVTFELGIIAGNRSLNPLFSRLIPGPDDGIIAVDRTRVDGMTAHIVVPYSHTFIMYHGPVIQQVIHFLRTGTFTAPDMD; this is translated from the coding sequence ATGTCGGAGCCCGGTGAGCATCCCGCGATGGCTGGCGCCGAGGAAGTTGTGGTCATGCTGCACGGCCTTACGCGCACCCGCGGCTCGCTGAGACGCCTGGAACGGCGCTTGTCGCGGGAAGGGTTTCGCATCGTCAACCTGGCCTACCCATCTAACCGGTTCTCCATTGACACGCTGGTGGACGGGGCTTTGGCCGACATCGTCGCCCGCTGCTGCCAGGTGCCGGGCACGACGGTGCACTTCGTCACCCATTCCGTCGGTGGCATTGTGGTACGCCGCTATCTGCAGCGTCACCCGTTGCCTAATCTGGGACGGGTGGTCATGCTGACGCCGCCCAATCAGGGCGCGGAGCTGGCAGACCGCTTCAGCAACGCCCGGTTGTTCAGGCTGATCCACGGGCCGGCCGGCCAGCAGCTGGCCACGGGCGCGGATAGTTTTATTGCCAGCCTCGGGCCGGTGACATTTGAGCTGGGCATCATCGCCGGCAACCGGAGCCTGAACCCGCTGTTCTCACGACTTATTCCCGGCCCCGACGATGGCATAATCGCTGTCGACCGGACGAGAGTTGACGGCATGACGGCCCACATTGTGGTGCCCTACAGCCATACGTTCATCATGTACCACGGACCGGTGATCCAGCAGGTGATCCACTTCCTGCGCACCGGGACCTTCACGGCACCGGATATGGATTGA